The Flammeovirga yaeyamensis genome segment CACCCGCTTTTTCTTGATCGATGATTAATCCACCTTTGTCACTTGCAACAATATCCACTAAAAAGGATTTGTCACAATGGATATCAATTCCTTCGTGAATAACTAAATAACCTTCGATGGACCAAGTTGGATTATTTGCTGTAGAAGTATAGGAAACTTGCCCGACCACTTCTAAAATTCCAGATTGATCAACATCAATATTGGTGTTGTCCACAAATAAATCCCCGTTGAATTTTGCATAACCTGTTGAGTAAACATTTAAGTTCGATAAAGCACCATTATCAGCAAAATCGCCATAATCTGTAGCTTCGAAACGACCATAAACATTTAAATCCGATCCGATTGACTTAAAATTACCATCGACGTACAAATTACCATTTTCACAAACAGTAACTGTATTACCTCCTCCAATTGTCATATTACCAGAAACAGTCAAGTTTCCACATACAGAAAGTGATGTTGCATTATTGTCTGTAACGAAATCGTTATTAACCACAACACTACCGCCTTCTAGTATTGAGATGGTAGACTTATTGTTTTCGATAAGATAATCTGCATCGATTACAGCATTAGCACCAAAAGTTAATTCTGAATCATTTGCTGTACTTGAAAATGAAAGTCCAGTATACGTTGATGCTAAATCGAAATTAATAGTAATGGAGTAACTACAACAATTAGTTGCAGTATTACCAAATTCAACAGTATCATCACTTAGAGGATAGCCTGTTGTACAATCTCCTGAAACACAAGTCCAATTCGATGGGTCTTGCCATTCTGCAAGGGAAGTTATGTTTAAATTACTGTTCGGTTCGTAAACACTCGCAGCAAAAGAATCAATCACTGTAAAAAATAGAAATGAGAGAGTGATTGTTAATTTGAGTTGAAAATTATTTATCATTATTAAGTCTAATGTAGTTACTTATCTATTGTGTAGCTAGTATTACAAATCAAGTAGATTGAATTGTTAACTCCTTAAAAATGAATACATATTCATCTCGTTTTAACTTTAATTAACTTAAAGTTGCAATTTTAGAACAAAAAAATAAAAGATCTAAGCAAAATTTTATCACTAAGATCTTTTAAGTAATGTATTTTGTTATTCAATTATTTATTCTCCTACAAAACGAAACAACTTATTCTAATCTGTTATTTGTAAATTCAAAAATGTATAAATTTTTGTTTTCATAAAAAAGAGGTTATCCAGTAAATGACATAACCTCTCTCTTCCTTAATTATTATATTTATTACTATAACTTAGAACTTCTTAATCTTAAGGCATTAGTAATTACCGATACAGAACTAAAACTCATTGCCAAAGTCGCTAACATTGGAGATAATAAAACTCCAAAGAATGGGAATAACACTCCTGCTGCTATTGGCACCCCAAGCACATTGTAGAAAAACGCGAAAACTAGGTTCTCCTTTATATTTCTCATCACTTTATCACCCAATTTAAAGGCCTTTACTAAATTCGATATATCACCTTTTAATAAAGTAACTTCTGCACTTTGAATAGCGATATCTGTGCCATCGCCCATAGCAATACCTATATTCGCTTGAGTTAATGCTGGAGCATCGTTGATACCATCTCCGGCCATTGCCACAGTGAATCCTTTTGCTTGATATTCTTTTACTTTTTCTAGTTTATCTTCAGGCATACAATCCGCTTGATATTCATCGACACCTACATGTTCAGCCACATATTTTGCCGTTTGTTGATTATCGCCGGTTAACATCATGACCTTAATACCTCTTTTATGAAGATCGGCTACAGCTTTAATCGCTGTTGGTTTTACTGGGTCGATGAGTGATATAGCACCTTTAATTTGATCATCTTGAAGTAGATACACCACAGTTGCTCCTTTTGCCTGTTGCTTTTCAATTTCTTTAAACTGTTGATCGTTTAAAATACTCTTTGATAACAGTTTGTGATTACCTAATTGAATTTTATGATTATTGACACTAGCTTCTGAACCTTTACCTATCAAATATTTATAGTCGGATACTTCATATTGTGCATCAGAAAATTCTTTTGATGCTTTAACGATTGCCTTTGCCAATGGATGGTCTGAGTTTTTATCAAGCACTGCGGCTGTTTTGATAATTTCTTCATCCTCCCAATCAGAAAAACTGATTACTTGATGAACAGATGGCTTTCCTTCCGTTAAGGTTCCTGTTTTATCGATCATCAACATATCTACTTCATTTAGCTGTTGTAGAGACTCAGCATCTTTTACTAAGATTCCATATTCAGCACCTTTTCCTGTACCCACCATGATAGACATTGGAGTAGCCAAACCTAAAGCACATGGACAAGCAATTAACAATACTGCAACAGCATTGACTAAAGCATAAACCGCTGCATTTTCTCCATTGTAGAAGAATAACCAAATCAAGAAAGTGAGAATGGATACGCTTACCACGATTGGTACAAAGTATTTTGCAATCTGATCGGCTACTTTTTGGATAGGTGCTCTTGAACGACTAGCGTCATTGACCATATAAATTACTTTGGAGAGTAACGTTTCTCCTCCTACTTTCTCTGCATTCATGATAAAGCTTCCGTTGGTATTGATCATACCACTACTCACTTTATCTCCTTCTTTCACTTCCTGTGGAATAGGTTCACCGGTAATCATAGAAGCATCTACTGTTCCGTATCCTTCTAAAATAAAACCATCCACGGCAACTTTTTCACCAGGTTTTACTCTTACCTTATCTCCTTTTTCTATGTGCTCAACAGCTACAACAAGATCTTTTTCGTTTCTAATGACTGTTGCTGTTGGTGGAGCCCATTGTAATAAAGCTTTTAAAGCTGAATTGGTTTTGGAGTGTGCTCTTAATTCCATTAATTGCCCCAACATCACCAGCAATAAGATGATACAGGTAGCTTCGAAATAAACATCAACTGCTCCGTTGGACTTAAATTGTTCTGGAAAAATAGTTGGGAAGAATAAAGCAAAAACACTAAAGACAAAAGCAACTACAGTTCCGATACCTATCAGTGTCCACATATTAAAATTCCTAGTGATAATAGATGAATATGCTCTTTTCATGAAAATCCATCCTGTGTAAAACACCATTGGAATGGTTAAGACAAACTGGATTGTATTCCAAGCAGTTTGAGACATCACACTGAGCATTTGATGATGAATACTTGGAATAATATGACCTAACATTGCAATTAGTGCTACAGGAACTGTAAATAACAGACTTAACTTAAACCTGCGTTTCATGTCAGTATAGGCTTCATTTTCTTCCTCCACTGCAGCTTCCGGCATGACCGGTTCTAGAGGCATTCCACATCTCGGACAATCTCCAGGTTCATCACCTTCTACCTCGGGGTGCATCGGACAAGAATACTTTACTGCAGGTTTTGGCTCTGGGATTTTCTCCAATGGCATACCACAAACAGGACAGTCGCCCATATCATCATATACCTTATCACCTTCGCACATCATTGGGCAATAATATTTACCCGCATTCTCTGCTGTTACTTTAGGTTTTTCGTATTCTATCTTAGGTATTTCGTGTGTAATCTTATGTGCATAATCTTTTGGATCAACATCTTTAGAGGAAAATTGTTCTTTTACCTCATACCCTGCCTCTCCAATTATTTTATTTACACATTTTTGACAAGCACCTTCAGTAACTACTCTTAATATATGTCCATCTTTCACTTCCCATTCAATCACTCTTGGATCTGCATCTAAAAGTGGTTGAACTTTAGCTTCACACATTTTACAACCGAGGGAAGTGTCTAGTATTAGTTCTTTCATTTTTTTCAATATTTGATATACAAATATACATTAGATTTTAGGGATATTTTGATCTTGTATTAGCTAAATGAAAATAAAGAGTATAATTAATTTAAATAAGAAATGATCAACTACCACAGGTTATTTAAATAAAAAATCCCAGCATTTCTACTGGGATTCCTCTTTAAGATAGTTTTTAATATTGTATCGACCTTGCAATTTCTTTTAATGGTATATATGAAGGTATCTCTTTACTTTTCAGTTTATTTTCTAGTTGTACTAAATCGTTTAGAAAAATAGTATTCAATTCTTCTAAATAAGTCCTAGTCTCCTTGGAATACCTTACTTTATCAAATCTATATTTAGTATCGTGAAGTGTAGAAACATTAGTTGGTTTAAAAAACATTTCTCTTTCCATTCTATATCTAAACATATCATTAATTTTCATCCCTTTTTTCCAATTAACCAATTTATTTCCTACTGATTTCGGATCGATCCTTACCCTTAAAGGGATTAAATAACTTGGAATTTGTGCAAAACTGTAATGATCTGCAGAATGTGCCACAGAAACATCCCAAATAATCATAGAGGCCTCTTCTATCAAAGTTTCCTTATTCATAATTTTCTCGCCATTGGAAAAAGTAGGAATCCATTGATTGATATATTTCGCCCATTCGGCAATTAATTGCATTTCTTCTTCATCGATAATCTGCACTACATTAGAAACGAAGTTCTTTATTACTTTATAGTATTCTAGCAAGAATGTATAATAAGGAGAATCAAATTTTTCTATTTCTTTTGAGTAGTTATATCCATTATAATTATCATTTCCATCAATACCACTATAAGCACATGCAACCAGAGATCTCTGACCGTCTCCATCTCCTAAGAATCCTGAATAAGGGAACTTTTGGTTATTTTCTACAGGTGATGCCGTTGAATTTAATACTACTTTGTTCAACACTAAAGTATGTTCAAAGTGTGGCAATAATAATTGCAACAGTATTGAATTTATAGGCAAAGAAGATTTACTTATGGCATTAATACAATCAAATGGAAAATGTAATAATGCATGTTCTGACAAGATTAATTTATACGCTGCACCTTGCATAGCAAATACCTTTGCCATTTCCCATAAATCAGATTCCGAAGAAGGATTGACTATTTTATCATTCTCGTACTCGTCCACATAAATAAATTGAGCTTTCAGATTGTTATCGATTTTTTCAAAAAGTATAATCGTTCCTGAAGCAAAAATTCCTTCAAACGGCTTTGTAAAAGACATTAAGGATAAATCGATTACATAGTAGTCACCTTTATTATAGTCAAATGGAAATACTGCTTCAAAAATCTTTTTCTTTTGTGGAGTTATCCCTTTGGATAAAAACTTACTAAAAACTCCTTTTGTTAGAAGATCATTAAACTCCAAATCATCGATTTTTGACAGTCCTTTATGCTTTATGGAGTATTTTAAAGCTTTTGGCCAATACGTCCACATGTTTTTCATGTAACGTTTTCCAATTTCTTTTTTCCAAGACTCTTTTTCTTGTCTAGGTAATCTCAAAACAGCAGGAGCTTCACCTTTCGGGTCTCTTGGAGAAGGTTGAGGCCATGGTCCTTCTCTGTTGTACAAATAATTGTCCCTTGAGTTTTTTTCTAATGAATTGATTGCTTTAGGGTTAGATAGTTTAGTTCTTTCGTTTAAAGTTTGCATGATTATATATTTTATAATACATTTTAAAAAACAATATTAATAACTATTTAAATGAATTCAAATCTAACCTAAATTTAAGTTCATATTTTTACCTATATTGCTAAATAAGCATCCGTCTATTTTTATTCTAAATAGATGGATGCTTTCATTGTTTATATGTATTATGCTATTGAATTTCCTCTTTCACAGCCCCACACTTCAGCATCATGTCTCCATAGTATGGATTCCTTACTTCTTTCACATTAGACAACCAAGAAGCACCAAGGTCATCGTTGGCCATAGGACAATACATCAAATAGGCTTTTTGATCTTTAGGTAAACCTAATTTTGTAATCAAATTGATCATCTCTTTTGATACTTCTACAAAGTGTCTTCTTTGTGTATCAATGTTATCTGCATTTGACATTTCAGTTAAACTACCTTTCAATGCTTTGGAAGTCATCATCCAATACATATGTGCATCGCCTTTTACGCCATTCATTTTTACACCTTCTAATGATTTTTCAAAATCATTAATTAATTCTGATGTTTTATGATCATCACTAGCCACTAATGCATCTTTTAGCATAATGTAGCTTTGAAAGGCTTTTTGAAGTTGAGTTCTAAACACTTCAGAAACCAAATCATCCCCAAATTTTTGATGCTTTTCCATTTTTGACATATCCATGTGCATATGATCGTGATCCATTCCTTTTTTAGGATTGATCATGCTTGGTTTTCCTTTTAATTGAGCGGCGGCATCTACTGTATACGTTCCTTGAGTCACCACTTCCTCCCCTTGTTTCAATCCTTCTTTGATGATATAGGCATTAGATAACTCTGTTCCCATGACCACTTCTCTCATTTCGAATGTCGGTTGATTTTCGCCTTGTACTTTCACATATACAATAGAACGTGGACCAGTCCATAATACAGCAGTTTTAGGAACGACGATTACATCATCTTTCACCGGAAGTTTCGCCATCACTTTACCTGTGACAAACATTTCTGGCTTTAATTTTCCTCCTTTATTGTACACACTACCTCTAACTGATGCAACTCTTGTTTTAGGATTGATGAAAGGATCAATAAAGTCAATTTTAGTACTGAAATTTTGACCAGGATAAGACGATACGGTAAAGGTGATTTTATCGTTTGTTTTCAACCAAGCTAAATCACTTTCGTAGGCATCAAATTTTACCCAAAGTCGAGAAAGGTCGGCCACATCATACATTACTTGACCTTCCATAATATGATCTCCTTCTACCACATTCAGTTTTGTGATCACTCCAGAAATATCTGCCTTGATATCAAACTCTGTTCTTACTTTTCCGCTTCTATCAATCTCTTCAATTTGTTGATCCGTCAATTTCCAAAGTCTTAGTTTTTCAATTGCAGAACGTAATAGTTGAGGATTTCTTTCTTTCACTTTTTTTGCTTCAAAGTACTCTCTTTGAGCCGTGACCAATTGAGGGGAATATATAGTGGCTAATTTCTGTCCTTTTCGTACTCGTTCACCAATATAATTCACAAAGCTTTTCTCAATTCTTCCAGAAAAGTGTGCCGTTTGAGAAAACGTTCTTCTCTCATCAACTGCTACTTTACCTTGCATGGTTAACTCCTTCTCTGCTTCTTGTTTTGTGACTTGAGTGGTTTGAATGTTTGCCAACGCTACCGCAGAAGGTGATAATGAAATATGAGATAAATCCTGACCTTCATTTCCGGAAGAGGCTGGAATTAAATCCATTCCACAAATTGGACAATCTCCTGGTTCTTGCTGTCTAATTTGAGGATGCATAGAACACGTCCACCACTGTGTCTCTTTCTCTGCTACTTTGTGTTCCTTGTGTTTATGCGATGATTCTCCTGCAAAGAATAACCAACCTGAAAACAGGCCTATGATAAACACTATAATGATGACGCTATATGATTGAATGTATTTTTTCATTTTAGTACTATTTATAAGAACAATCTACTCTTCTACTCCTTCGATAAAACTCAATTTGGCCAAGGCCTCCCACTGAGATTGTTCTGCTTGATGTTGTTTGAATTGATAATTAAGTCGCTGAATCTGTAATCTTAGTAACTCTAAGAACTCAGATCCTTGAGGTTTTGCCACTGTATAGGCTTCTTGTTGAATATCTATAGCTTGATCAATTTGTCCTAACTGACTTTGAATGACCTTTATATCCCTCTGTGCATCATTTAATTGATTTTGCACTTTCAGGTATTCCGATTTTAAAACATTTTCAGTCTCCTGCTTTTTAAGCGATATAGTTTGTTGTTGCATTCTCAATTGTTCTTTCTGACCAGAATATTTTTTCTGATTAAACAAAGGAATGGATAAACCTACCATCGGCATCACAGTGTTTTTACCTGCATCTTCTGCCGACATTCCGGAAGCCTGCCCTAAAATACCATAATCTACACTCACTTTAATTTGAGGAGCAGCAGCTTTATTTACAGTCACCATTTGCGCCCCAACTACTTGTTCTGAAGCAGTAAGTGATTGTAAAGTAGGATTCTCTTCCAAGTGTGCATTATCAAATGATCTAAACTGAAATTGTTCCTCTAATTGAACATCAGATAATGGTTTGTTGATGACCAAGTCCAATTGTTGTTTGAGCACTAAGCTGTCTTGCATCAAACTCTCAATCTTATTATTGGCATCTTCCATCTCCATTTGTACCCTCAACACATCCACCATAGAGCCTTTGCTGTTTTCGTATTGTGTTAAAGCGATGTTCTCAAATGATTTCAGAATATCTAAATTTTCTCTTGCAGAGGCTAAGTCCTTTTTATTTTGGATCATTTTAAAATAAGTCGCTCGCACAGAGTATCTGATGTTGTTTTCAGCTATCTTCTTTTGATTTTGTGCTAAAGTAACTTTTTGATCCACCACTTGATATTTCGTCGATCGAGTACCAAACCAAGGCAACATTATACCTGCAGATACTTTATGATTTAAAGGGCCATTTCTAGTTTCAATAGGAGAAACTCCATAACCATACATTACTTCAAGATTTCCAGAACCCTGCCCTTTAATGATCTCTTTCTCGGCAGCTACTGCTTGAATATTTTGAGATTGAGATTGTACTCCATAGTTATTTTCAATAGCTGTTTGAATATAACTATCCAAGAATTGGTTCTGTGCATTCACTTGAAAGGCAGTCAACAACAGAATACTAATTATATATTTTTTGATGATACTTTTCATGATTATTTCTTTTTAAGTAATGCACTTTCTTTTACTGCACAGTACAATGTAGGTACCACAAATAAAGTCAATAAAGCTACCGTCATACCTCCGAAACCAGGAATTGCCATTGGCTTCATGATATCCGCTCCTCGACCTGTAGAAGTGAGGATTGGAATAAATGCTAATAAAGTAGTGGCAGTAGTCATTAAACTAGGTCGGATTCTTTTCATTCCTCCTTCAAGTACTGCTTGACGAATTCCTTTCACTGTATTTGGTGTATGCGAAGCAAACGATTGATCTAAATAAGTGGCGATCAACACGCCATCATCGGTAGCAATACCAAATAAAGCAATGAAACCAACCCAAACGGCCACCGATAAATTGACTGTATCTACATTGAAGAGATGTTTCATATTCGTACCCAATAAGGTAAAGTCCATGAAACCCGGTTTGCTATAGAGCCACAACATCAAGAAGCCTCCACTAAATGCTACTGCAATTCCGGAGAACACCATGAGGGTTGTTTTTACAGATTTAAACTGAAGGTATAAAATAAAGAAGATCAGCATCAAACAGATAGGCATCACAATAGATAATCTCTTGGCCGCTCTTATTTGATTTTCATAATTACCTGAGAACTTATAGCTCACCCCTTTTGGAACAACCAATGTTCCATTATCAATTTTTGATTGAATATAAGCCGTTGCTTGATCGACTACTTGAACTTCAGAGAACTCAGGTTTACGATCTAGAAGGACATATCCCGTTAAGAACGTATCTTCTGATTTAATACTTTGAGGTCCTGCAACGTACTTGATTTCGGCCAATTCCTCTAATGGAACCTGAATACCCAGAGGTACATTGACTAAGAATTTCTTCAATACATCTGGATTGTCTCTGTATTCTCTTGCGTATCTTAAACGAACAGGGTAACGTTCTCTTCCCTCCACAGTATACGTTAAAGGCATACCACCAATCACCATTTCCAAGGTCATTTGCATGTCTTTTACACTCATACCGTATCGTGCTAATTTTTGACGATCTAACTCGATTTCCAAATAAGGTTTACCTACAATACGATCGGCAAAAACAGCTTCTTTCTTTACGGAAGGTACTTCCTTCAATATACTTTCTAGTTGAATACCGAAACCTTCGATGGTTTTTAAATCAGGTCCAAATACTTTAATACCCATGGGTGCTCTCATCCCCGTTTGGGTCATAATCAAACGTGTTTGGATAGGCTGCAATTTAGGTGCAGACGTTAAACCAGGAAGATGAGTCGCTTTTACGATCTCCTGCCAAATATCATTTGGCGATTTAATCTCGTCTCTCCATTGTCTAAAATATTTTCCGTCAGGATCAAGTACTAATTCTCCTTTATCATCTCTCACATATTTACCATCTTCATCCACTTTAAATCGTAGACGATTTCCATCCTCGTCCACTTTATATTCTGATTTATAGTTGATGATGTTCTCATACATACTGATAGGTGCAGGATCTAAAGGCGACTCCGTTCTACCCGATTTCCCCACTACAGATTCAATTTCTGGTATATTTTTGACCGCCATATCCATCAGTTGCAAGTTTCGTTTAGCTTCTGAAATACCAGCATTCGGCATTGTCGTTGGCATCAACAAGAAACTACCTTCTGATAAGGAGGGCATAAATTCTGATCCAATTCCAGGGAAGGCTTTATTCATATTTTGATAAGCTCTTGACTCTGTAAAATCAACTCCTATTTTATTTCCTAATGTGGTGAAAGGTGAAAAGAGCTTGGCAAATCCTACCCATGCTGATACACCTGAAAAAATAACAGCCAATACTATGGAAAGGAAAGTCGCTTTATTATCAAGACATTTGGCTAGAATTTTAGGATACAATTTGATGAACAATTGAAAACCTCCAAGGATGAGAACAATCAAACCTCCAACAAATAAGAAATTTTTAAAATTGCTCTCTTCTGCACCTAATGGTAACCAATCCATAGCTAATAAGTAAGCAATCACAACAGCCACAATGCCACTTCTAATTTTATCATAATACCCTTCCGGAATATATTTTTTGATTGGCTTTTCGAAGATGTTATAAGCACTGATCAATACTACACCTAGACCTAAACTGACTTTTGAGAAAATCATGATACCAATACCCAACACTAAGAATAGGTATTGACCGATATTTTTTCGGCTTCCTTTATTCTCTGATGATTTAAAGAAATAATATGCAAAAGTGGGTAAGAAAATTAAAGCCACCACCACTGAAGCACATAAGGCAAATGTTTTTGTGTATGCTAATGGTGAGAATAATTTTCCTTCTGATGCTTGTAAGGTAAATACTGGAATGAAGCTGACAACTGTTGTGGCTACTGCTGTGACGATTGCTCCTGAAACTTCTTCAGTAGCATCATAAATAACATCTACTAATTTTCGGCCACCCCGTCGATCCAAGTGTTTTATCAAGTTCTCCGACATGACAATACCTATATCGACCATCGTCCCAATGGCAATCGCTATACCACTCAAGGACACAATATTTGCCACAATTCCCATGTATTTCATCACTATAAATACCATGAGTACAGCTATTGGTAATAAGCTTGAGATCAACATGGATGCTCTTAAGTTCCACACCATAATTAGTACTACTATTACAGTGATTAATATCTCTTGAACTAATGCCTCGTTTAGAGTTCCCAGGGTTTCTTTAATCAAAGTTGATCGATCATAAAAAGGAACGATAGTTAATTTACTTACCGTACCATCAGGTAATACTTTTTGAGGCATGCCTGATTGAATGTCTTGGATTTTATCTTTGACATTGTCCACAACTAACATTGGATTGGCTCCGAAACGAGCGGTCACTACACCACCTACCGCCTCGGCTCCTTCTTTATCTAAAATACCTCTACGAACGGCAGGTCCTTCCACTACTTTCGCCACATCTTTGATACGAATCGGCACATTTTCGTTGACCTTAATTACCGCCTCTTCTAAATCAGATAGATTTTTGATGTAGCCAATACCTCTAACAAAGTATTCTGCATTGTTGACTTCAATCGTTCTTGCTCCAACATCTAAGTTGGAATTCCTTACAGAGTTCATCACTTGCTGAAGCGTGACATTGTAGGCTTTTAAAGCATTAGGGTCAACATCAATTTGATATTCTTTGACGAAACCGCCCACAGAAGCTACTTCTGATACTCCATCCGCAGACATTAGTGCATATTTCACTAAGAAATCTTGAGTGGAACGTAATTCATCCAAATCCCATCCACCTGTTGGGTTTCCTTCTGGATATCGACCTTCCAAAGTATACCAATAGACTTGCCCAACTGCAGTCGCATCAGGTCCTAAAGTAGGCTGAACACCATCGGGTAAAGTACCAGGAGGTAAACTGTTGATCTTTTCTAAAATTCTTGTTCGACCAAAGTAAAACTCTGTCTCGTCATCAAATATGATATTGATGGTAGAGAAACCGAACATGGAATTAGAGCGAATGCTTTTCACTCCTGGAATACCCAATAATGAAGTCGTTAACGGGTAAGTAATTTGGTCTTCGATATCCTGAGGTGATCGACCTGACCATTTTGTAAATACGATTTGTTGATTATCACCAATATCAGGAATAGCATCAACTGATACGGGGTTATAAGGTATATATTCGTTGATTTTAGATTTAAAAGGACTGTGCATCAATCCCCAAAAAACAACCAGAATCAACGCCACAACTGTCACTACTCTGTTGTAGAGAAAGAAGCGAACTATTTTATTAATCATTGTGAGTATTGTGTTCTAGGTACATTAAGTACGAAAAATATGTCGTACAAAAAAGCATCAATAATTAAATAAATAAATTATTGACTCAAAAAGTCTTCATCCAAAATGTTGGATCAACCTAAAACTTAAACACGAAAGACCTCAAATGACACATTTAGAGGTATATTGGAATATATGGGGGGAGTTTTTTCCTCAACAGAAGCTATGCTTTTAGTGCTACCTACCAAAAATTTCAATGCTTCCGGAAGAACAAATTGATACGCAGATTGCCAAAAGTTTCTAACAATTTCTTTATACGTCACTAAAGGAATTTTCACCACATCAATAATATGGTCAAAATGATCAGTCACTTTTAGATGTTCCTTATTTTGTTCGCAACATCCCTTCTTGTCAGCACCTTTTTGATCTGCTTCATGATTCATCTTGCTACAACATGCATGCGTTTCCGTCATGCTCACCTCCTTCAACAACCCCTTGCAATAATGGGTGTTGACCACCACTCCTATTGTGCCTAGAAGCAATAATGTGGAAAAGATGATATGTTGAACAGACTTTTTCATGTAACTAATTTCTATTAAATAACGGTGGGATGCAAGGGAGGATGTAGGTGTTTAGTTATTTTAACAAAGAAAAAAGGTTAGCTTTTTATCTTAGCTAACCTTTTTTTGAATGAAAAATTAAAAATGAAGAATGAAAAACGTGAAATGTTATGCTAACGCTCGATGATTAATCAGCAGTCTTTTTTAACTACTTGCGTTAACTTTACTAACTACGTTTTTAACTTTTCATTTTTCATTCTTAATTTCCTTAGTGTTTCTCATAAACCACCTCAGGCTCCTTAATCTCCACCACATTTGCGTCGTTTACTTGAACCAACTCAACGTGTTTTAGTTCGTTGACTAATGCTGGATCGTACTTCGCTTCTACTCTAACGTAGTTTT includes the following:
- a CDS encoding HYC_CC_PP family protein; translation: MKKSVQHIIFSTLLLLGTIGVVVNTHYCKGLLKEVSMTETHACCSKMNHEADQKGADKKGCCEQNKEHLKVTDHFDHIIDVVKIPLVTYKEIVRNFWQSAYQFVLPEALKFLVGSTKSIASVEEKTPPIYSNIPLNVSFEVFRV
- a CDS encoding efflux RND transporter permease subunit, with product MINKIVRFFLYNRVVTVVALILVVFWGLMHSPFKSKINEYIPYNPVSVDAIPDIGDNQQIVFTKWSGRSPQDIEDQITYPLTTSLLGIPGVKSIRSNSMFGFSTINIIFDDETEFYFGRTRILEKINSLPPGTLPDGVQPTLGPDATAVGQVYWYTLEGRYPEGNPTGGWDLDELRSTQDFLVKYALMSADGVSEVASVGGFVKEYQIDVDPNALKAYNVTLQQVMNSVRNSNLDVGARTIEVNNAEYFVRGIGYIKNLSDLEEAVIKVNENVPIRIKDVAKVVEGPAVRRGILDKEGAEAVGGVVTARFGANPMLVVDNVKDKIQDIQSGMPQKVLPDGTVSKLTIVPFYDRSTLIKETLGTLNEALVQEILITVIVVLIMVWNLRASMLISSLLPIAVLMVFIVMKYMGIVANIVSLSGIAIAIGTMVDIGIVMSENLIKHLDRRGGRKLVDVIYDATEEVSGAIVTAVATTVVSFIPVFTLQASEGKLFSPLAYTKTFALCASVVVALIFLPTFAYYFFKSSENKGSRKNIGQYLFLVLGIGIMIFSKVSLGLGVVLISAYNIFEKPIKKYIPEGYYDKIRSGIVAVVIAYLLAMDWLPLGAEESNFKNFLFVGGLIVLILGGFQLFIKLYPKILAKCLDNKATFLSIVLAVIFSGVSAWVGFAKLFSPFTTLGNKIGVDFTESRAYQNMNKAFPGIGSEFMPSLSEGSFLLMPTTMPNAGISEAKRNLQLMDMAVKNIPEIESVVGKSGRTESPLDPAPISMYENIINYKSEYKVDEDGNRLRFKVDEDGKYVRDDKGELVLDPDGKYFRQWRDEIKSPNDIWQEIVKATHLPGLTSAPKLQPIQTRLIMTQTGMRAPMGIKVFGPDLKTIEGFGIQLESILKEVPSVKKEAVFADRIVGKPYLEIELDRQKLARYGMSVKDMQMTLEMVIGGMPLTYTVEGRERYPVRLRYAREYRDNPDVLKKFLVNVPLGIQVPLEELAEIKYVAGPQSIKSEDTFLTGYVLLDRKPEFSEVQVVDQATAYIQSKIDNGTLVVPKGVSYKFSGNYENQIRAAKRLSIVMPICLMLIFFILYLQFKSVKTTLMVFSGIAVAFSGGFLMLWLYSKPGFMDFTLLGTNMKHLFNVDTVNLSVAVWVGFIALFGIATDDGVLIATYLDQSFASHTPNTVKGIRQAVLEGGMKRIRPSLMTTATTLLAFIPILTSTGRGADIMKPMAIPGFGGMTVALLTLFVVPTLYCAVKESALLKKK